From Dasypus novemcinctus isolate mDasNov1 chromosome 19, mDasNov1.1.hap2, whole genome shotgun sequence, a single genomic window includes:
- the LOC131274460 gene encoding cationic amino acid transporter 4-like, protein MAWRLPSAASLAHFCRKLNRLKPLEESTTETSPSRGLSTLDLTLLGVGGMVGVGLYVLVGIVARQMAGPAVLVSYMVAAVAALLAALCYTEFGARVPGPGSAYLFTYVSVGELWAFIIGWNVLFEYLIGGIAMAQACSGYLDSMFNYQIRYLTRTHISTWQVPFLAPYPDFLASGIILLASAFLSYGARISSWLIHTFTVIKLCVILFIAVMGFSLASLENWSMKEGGFAPFGFSGIMAGAAICFLAFQGFGIITASSKKAQNPQKAVPMAIAISLGLVATAYTLVSTVLTLMVPWHSLDPVSALAFAFYQRGYSWAGHIVTAVSFCAIIMTLHSILFFLPHLVYTMAAGGLFFQVFAHVHPRTQVPVMSTLVCGVLMALLALVLDLYALVQIFFFGSLLTYTFVAASTIRLRFQKASPPRSLGPASRDLEANSSVPLQLVSDEHASGPEPGQLRQALRPYLGFLGECSQGTAVAWALSLLVASAIALNGVLIFGDSVLHLPHWSYILLALLSGVTFLLSLTVLAVHQQEHLQDTFQVPLVPLTPALSILLNICLMLNLTYLPWLCFFVWLLIGLTVYFGYGIRHSKENLREPREQASVHTRYGVAQCSLEEMVQAMQPPAQEPDCMEQPIRP, encoded by the exons ATGGCCTGGAGACTGCCCAGCGCCGCCAGCCTGGCACACTTCTGCAGGAAGCTGAACCGACTGAAGCCCCTGGAGGAGTCCACCACGGAGACGTCACCAAGTCGCGGCCTGTCCACACTGGACCTGACCCTTCTGGGAGTGGGTGGCATGGTGGGCGTGGGCCTCTATGTGCTGGTGGGCATTGTGGCAAGGCAGATGGCCGGTCCAGCCGTGCTTGTGTCCTACATGGTGGCCGCCGTGGCCGCCCTGCTAGCGGCCCTGTGCTATACAGAGTTTGGAGCCCGCGTACCCGGTCCGGGCTCTGCCTACCTCTTCACATACGTGTCCGTGGGTGAGCTGTGGGCCTTCATCATTGGCTGGAATGTGCTGTTCGAATACCTCATCGGTGGCATCGCCATGGCTCAGGCCTGCAGTGGCTACTTGGACTCCATGTTCAATTACCAAATTCGCTACCTCACTAGGACCCACATAAGCACCTGGCAGGTGCCCTTCCTGGCCCCGTACCCAGACTTCCTGGCCTCTGGCATCATTCTTCTTGCCTCCGCCTTTCTCTCCTACGGAGCCCGCATCTCCTCCTGGCTCATTCACACCTTCACAGTCATCAAACTCTGCGTCATCCTCTTTATTGCCGTCATGGGCTTCTCCCTGGCCAGTCTGGAAAACTGGAGCATGAAGGAGGGCGGCTTTGCGCCCTTTGGCTTCTCAGGCATCATGGCTGGTGCTGCCATCTGCTTCCTTGCCTTCCAGGGCTTCGGCATCATCACCGCCTCTAGCAAGAAAGCCCAGAACCCACAGAAGGCCGTGCCCATGGCCATTGCCATCTCTCTCGGCCTGGTGGCCACAGCCTACACCCTGGTCTCCACCGTGCTTACCCTCATGGTTCCCTGGCACAGCCTCGACCCAGTCTCGGCACTTGCCTTCGCCTTCTACCAGCGGGGCTACAGCTGGGCCGGCCACATCGTGACAGCGGTCTCCTTCTGCG CCATCATCATGACCCTGCACAGCATCCTCTTCTTCCTGCCTCACTTGGTCTACACCATGGCGGCTGGCGGGCTCTTCTTCCAGGTGTTTGCCCACGTGCACCCCAGGACCCAGGTCCCTGTGATGAGCACCCTGGTGTGTGGGGTCCTCATGGCCCTCCTGGCGCTGGTGCTGGACTTATATGCACTGGTGCAGATCTTCTTCTTTGGGTCGCTGCTCACCTACACCTTCGTGGCCGCCAGCACCATAAGGCTGCGCTTCCAGAAAGCCTCTCCACCCAGGTCCCTGGGCCCAGCCAGCCGGGACCTTGAGGCCAACTCCTCAGTGCCCCTCCAGCTGGTGAGCGATGAGCATGCCTCAGGTCCCGAGCCCGGACAGTTGCGACAAGCCCTGAGGCCCTACTTGGGCTTCCTGGGGGAGTGCAGCCAAGGAACTGCAGTGGCTTGGGCGCTCAGCCTCCTGGTGGCCTCTGCCATTGCCCTGAATGGTGTGCTCATCTTTGGGGACTCGGTCCTGCACCTCCCACACTGGAGCTACATCCTGCTGGCCCTGCTCAGCGGGGTCACCTTTCTGCTCAGTCTCACTGTCCTTGCGGTCCACCAGCAAGAGCACCTACAGGATACCTTCCAG GTACCCCTGGTGCCCCTGACGCCAGCTTTGAGTATCCTACTCAACATCTGCCTCATGCTGAATCTAACCTATCTGCCCTGGCTGTGCTTTTTCGTCTGGCTGCTGATTG GACTCACTGTGTACTTCGGCTACGGCATCCGGCACAGCAAGGAGAACCTGCGGGAGCCACGGGAGCAGGCTAGCGTGCACACACGATATGGTGTTGCCCAGTGCAGCCTGGAGGAGATGGTGCAGGCCATGCAGCCACCTGCCCAAGAGCCTGACTGCATGGAACAGCCCATCAGGCCATGA